In Mugil cephalus isolate CIBA_MC_2020 chromosome 20, CIBA_Mcephalus_1.1, whole genome shotgun sequence, the following are encoded in one genomic region:
- the trir gene encoding telomerase RNA component interacting RNase, whose product MDTKRAHKSQTGGGGGSSSSSGESSCGSPASPSSSPVEAASQAPQPGANVFANDGSFMEMFKKKMEEEKRKKELLQQTGGGARATEQGQSSVEKKAPPVTSFVGKRRGGVFLKTGIVAKKQKQDSEAEPGKSDAWSKYMAEVKKYKAHQCGDDDKTRPLVK is encoded by the exons ATGGATACAAAGCGCGCACACAAGTCTCAGactggcggtggtggtggtagtagttCTAGCAGCGGTGAGTCCAGCTGCGGCAGCCCCGCGTCCCCCTCGAGCAGCCCGGTCGAGGCGGCGAGCCAAGCCCCGCAGCCCGGCGCCAACGTGTTCGCCAACGACGGCAGCTTCATGGAGATGttcaagaagaagatggaggaggagaagaggaaaaaagagctgctgcagcaaacAGGTGGAGGCGCGAGAGCCACCGAGCAAGGACAGTCATCAGTGGAAAAGAAGGCCCCTCCAGTGACGAGCTTT GTGGGGAAGCGCAGAGGCGGGGTGTTCCTAAAGACCGGCATTGTTGcgaagaagcagaaacaggaCTCAGAG GCAGAGCCAGGCAAGAGCGATGCTTGGTCAAAGTACATGGCTGAGGTGAAAAAGTACAAAGCCCACCAGTGTGGCGACGACGATAAAACCAGGCCTCTGGTCAAGTAG